The sequence below is a genomic window from Salicibibacter cibarius.
TTTCGGGACCAACCGCTACAAATGTTGAGCGGAGGAGAGCGTCAACGTGTCTTTCTTGCCCGGGCACTTGCCCAGCGTCCGGCTGTGATTTTATTGGATGAGCCGACGAATCATTTGGATATTGCGTATCAAATGAAATTTTTGGATGCATTAAAAAAATGGATTGATGGCAAAGGCGGAGCTGTTGGCATCATCTTTCATGATCTCAATTTGGCAGCACTCTATTGTGATCGGCTTCTTCTTTTGGGGGAAGGGGAGCGCAAAGCTTGCGGAGAACCGGAACAGGTGCTTACGGAAGAACGAATTCAAACACAATACGGAGCTCGCGTAAGCGCCGTCAAACACCCGGTTATGCCAAAACGACAACTGCTGCACTCTCCCGGGATTCTGACGGAAAAACAGCCCGGCAGAAACCCTCGAGTTTGGGTCGAGGAAAATGCAGTCGTTATCGAATTCCCCGAGTCGTTTAATGTGTTTTCCGGGCAAACATTCACATGGAAAAAGCAACTAAACGTCTGTATCCCGGGGGAAGCGTTTGATCCAAAGGCTTCCGGTCCTTTAATAATCGATCGCTCTTTTGATTGGCAGCCGGCAGCTGGAGTTCGATTGAAATGCATTGAAGACGATAACGGGGAGAGAATCATAGTGGGAGCGGCACTACATGCGAATCGGAAAGCGGACGTTTTCGTTATTTTGTTTGCGAAACGCCGAGATGATGCTTTGGCTGATTTGCTTATCGGTCTCACAAAACAATTGGCGGTTTTTCTACACCCGGACTTGGAACTGGGCGACATATCGATTGGCAGTCATCCGCAAGGAGCGGAATGGAACACGCAAAGTGTTCATCCATTTGTTAGTGCCGAATTGCAAAAACTGTTAAAAGAGATTAAGGAAAACGAGGCGTGACCCAGACAGTATCGCGAGTGGTTGTGGGGTGCGAGTTGCTTAAAGGGCTGCATTTAGTAAGTAAGGGCAAAAATATCAGGCAAAGCGATCCGGAGTGGACGGAGGTGAGAGATAGCGCGCCAAAAAATGAAGAAAAGCCTAAAATTAGTCGCCCACTCGGCGACACCTTCCAATATTCATACGTTGATTGACAAAAGACCAAGTTGTTACCGTTCTAGATGCTACCTTTCTGGCATAGGTTCAAAATGAATGATTGGGAAGGAAGGTGAGGGTGCGCGCTAAATGATCCTTGACTATGCGAAACGTATTGCAGTCGTTTTCTTATTTTCAGTCGTATTACTTCTAATCATGAATGGATTAACCATTGCCATCTCAGGTCTGGAAGCCAATGAGACGGACCCGTGGCCCGTTATGAATGATACGCTGTCACTAATGGTGAACAATGGTTACCGGCTTTGAAAAAATTAAAATCAAAAAAAGCCGCCTCTAACGGGCGGCAACTTTTTTTCTAATGGAACTCAATCGGATCGGCAGCGTGGATTTCTTCGACGGCTATGAGGTCATCGATCACCGAATCGGAAACTTCTTTGTCTACGGCCAACATCATGATGGCCTCCCCGCCTTCTTCTTTTCTTCCTACTTGCATGGTTGCGATGTTTACGTCGTGCCGGCCAAGCAATTGCCCCATTTTGCCAATGACACCGGGCTGATCGCTGTGGCGGATATAGATTAAATGGCCGGTTGGAATCAATTCTACGTTAAACTCGTTAATTTTTGTGATGCGGGGACCGTAGGCATCGATATACGTCCCTTGTACGATGAAATCGCCGCTATTTCCGCTTACATGGGCCTCGACAAGGTTCGCATACCCATAAGATTCGGACGTATGGGCTTGCCTATAAGTGATGCCCCGTTCTTCTGCAATCACACCGGCATTGACGACGTTTACCGGAGCATCGATGCGTGGCGACAAAAATCCGGCCATGAAGCTACGGGTGAGCACTGATGTCTCCTCACGGGCGATATCGCCGCTAAAGGAAACATCAATGTGTTGGACCGCTGTTTTGACGCATTGACTGACAAAATGACCCATTGTATTCGTCAATTCGTAATACGGACGTATTTTCTCATATAGTTCTTCCGATATCGCCGGTAAATTAATGGAATGAGCCGCAGGTGCGCCGTTTAACACTTGCAGCACTTCCTCGGCGACCTGAACGGCTACGCTTTCTTGCGCTTCCACTGTAGACGCGGCAATATGCGGGGTGGCGACTACTTGCGGCATGTCAATCAGTCCGTAATTGTCCGCAGGTTCATGTTCGAAAACATCGAGTGCGGCGCCGGCAACGTGGCCGCTATCCAGTGCTTCCTTTAAAGCAGCTTCATTAATGATTCCCCCGCGTGCGCAATTCAATATGAAGACACCGGGCTTTGTTTTTGCAAGGTTCTCTTTTCCGAGAAGGTCTTGTGTTTCTTTTGTGAGTGGCGTGTGGACGGTAATGACGTCTGCGGTTTGTAAAAGTTCTTCCAGTTCCAGAAGTTTAACGCCAATTTTTTGCGCGCGTTCCGCGGTTAAAAATGGATCAAAAACGACGGTGTTCATTTGGAATGCGGCGGCGCGCTTGGCGAGTTCAGTGCCGATGCGTCCCAACCCGACGATTCCTAAGGTTTTGCCGCGAAGCTCCGTTCCTTGAAAAGCTTTTCGGTTCCATTCATGGTTTTTTAACGATGTATAGGCTTGTGGGATATTCCGAAACAGAGCCATCATCATCGCGAAGGTATGCTCGGTCGTTGAGATCGTATTCCCATCCGGAGCATTAATGACAATGACCCCGTGTTTTGTGGCTGCGTGGAGATCGATATTATCGATCCCGACCCCGGCTCTGGCCACGATCTTTAGCTCAGGCATTTGTTCAAGCAACGCAGCATCCACTTGCGTGGCACTTCGGACGAGTAAGGCGGAAAAGCGGGATAAATCATCGATCTCATCGGGCTTTCCTTGCACAACTTCGATTTTTTCGTTTTGCATCAATGGCAGTAAACCGTCTTCACTCATTGTGTCGGCAACGAGAACAGCGTAACTCGTCCCTACATCAGCTTGTACAATCAATTTCTCCAACTCCTTTTTTTTAGCGCTCTGACGTATCAAAGCCCAGCGTATGTAAAAATCCCCCGGTCGCGGGGGCGGTTTCCCATCAATTCGTTGTTTTGTCTTTTTCGAACGTTTTGGGATCACCGTGAAAGGCTTCCTCTGCGACTTTAATTGAATCCGAGGGGCATTCCTCAAAAGCGTCTTGCAAATCTTCTTGAAGCGGGGCGGGGACGTTGCATGTCCCCTGATTACAATCAAGAATTCCTTCTGCCAGCCCTTCTTCATCATAATCAAATAAATCGGGAGCGGACACACCGCAGGCGCCACAAGCAATACATGTATTTTTATCCACGATTGTATACATCTCCATGCCTATATGCCTCCGCTTACGTCCAAGAATACTCTTTAATTATTGTATGACTTGAAAACATTTATTGCAACCGCAAATGAATCATGAAAAGAAGATTGTCGTTTCCTGTTGTCAAAGTTGAATTGTTCGGTTAATGTACAATTATAGAATACCAGGAGTGAGTGTTGCATGATGACAGAAAAACAGAATCGAGATGAAAGCGGGGACGAGTCAGCTGCGCCCCTGCCGTCAAGATTGGATAAACATGGCACGCGGAAGAAACAAAAAAAACATGAAGATGATACCGAAACAAACGAAGAAAACCGTGCCACGTTAAAGAAAGATTATCAAAAAAGCCCAATGATTGCCCGGGTACTCCTGTCCTTATTCCTCGTACTCGTCATCGTTGTTTTGTGGATGGCATTGTTTTCATAGAGGTTGGTGAACCTCTCCAGCTAAACTGAAGGTTTTGATGGAGCATCCCTTATCTTAAATACAGCTCAAATAAAAGCGGTTAAGACGCCTTCGGCGACTCTAATGCTTTTGTAAGGCTAATTAATGAAGACAAAGTCGTATATGTCCCTTTTGCCAAACCAGGGACTTTTGCCTGAAGAGACAACCATCGCTTTTCAGAAATGGATTTTTGGATGCCCCGGACGAAATATCGCGCACCGATATTATAAGAGGCGGATAAATCAGCATGATACCTCTTTCCGGTTGAGAATGTGGCGAGGTCTTTTTTCCAATTTCGCTCCACGTCTCCGGAACCATCGAAGGCCGATTTATCCATGACTGAACAAACCGCAGAGTTATTGATACCAAGGTCTACCGCACATACTTTTTGGTCGCTGATTTTGGTTTTATTTAATTTTACTTTCGATTGGTAACTAAAGTTAAGGAAATATTTCTTCCCAACCTTCACAAGTTTGGGGTTGCTTTCTTTCCAATCCCAAACTCCGCGTTTGTATAAGTCTTGTTCGTTGAATTCGATATCTATCCATACCTCTTATGGAAGATTTTGATTTGGGCCGTCGTCTCTGATGCTCTCTCAAACATATTTCCTCGATAAAACACCGGAAACTCCTTGTGTTTTAATTGTAACCTCGGAGGGCTCTTTTTAAAATTTCTCCCTTCAGAAAGAGCGATTGCCTTCTCTTCGGAAATACGAAGGAACTTATAAAAACGAACGTTAAATTCCCGGTACTTTGGAGAGGGGTTTGATATTATTGTATGTATGAGCCATTCCACCGCAGGAACGATAGATTTTGTTGTCATATCATCGAAAATGCGCGAATGGTTTGTAATCTTATGAGACAACGTTTTTGCCATTTTCATCATCAACCCCCTCCGAAAGCTTCATTAGAATGATATATTTTTACAGCAACATTTGTTTGGTCTTATTATACGTTATCCTTAATGCAAAGTCTAATTCTATACATAATTGACATCCTTATCCGAAATGATTTTAAGAACAAGGTGAATAAGACCTTAACGCCTAACCCTACTAAATCGGAGATTATTTTGAAGGGGAATGCGGCGCTAATTTTTTCGTTCAAAACGTCAGGAATGTCGGCAAAGGTTCGGGCATATATCTCTCCAACGGAGGTGTATGTATGGCCGGTTACAAGGAAGCGTATATGACACCGATTGGGGAACGCCTGATTCGCGAACTTATTGAAAGAAAACAAGAAGAAAAAAAGCGGGAACGATTAGTCACCGTCGCCGGTTGGATCACCACGGCAATGTTTGCTCTCCTGTTGGTTTTATTGTTTTCCATGGTTGAATCAAATGTCGGGGCTTCAATTATGCAATTTTTTCTTTCCGCTTATGGATTCGTGCTCGTGGCCATATGCGCCGGGGCTTCGGCCTTTCTCATCATCGAAAAGAAAAAAAGCGACAAGGCGGAAGAAGAATACACCGAGCTAAGAAATGAAGTCGTAGAACGATACGAGGAAATTTGGAATACGGAACAATTGCGAGAATATAGCTATGCATTGTTCGAATGGTTGGAGAGGGAACATGATGTAAATTTGTACCATCGATAAGTGTGACGTTAGAAAACCTGGCTTTTCGCCAAGCTTTTACGGCGAAAGCCTTAGCCCAACTTATGTAGGTAAGAAAGTTGATTTATACTTTCTACCAAGAAGGAAAGAATGGATGAGAGCCGCTTGTGCGGAGTCATCCATTCTTTTTTTCTACCGGTCCCGGAGCCCGTTCAAGTATGGGCGGGAAACCTCGTGGGTTAAAGGATCGGCAATCACGAGACCGATAAAACAGAGAATGACGCCGAGGCCCATAAAAACAAAGGGAAGAACAAGCTTTTTTTTCAAATAAAGAAAAATGAGCAGCAAAAAAAAGCCGGCTCCGAAACAGGCAGCACCTAAAATAAAAATGATATAATCCATATTCCACCTCATTGACTATTTAGCCATGTATACTATTATTTTGAACCTCTCGTCACTAAAGGAACGAGCTTCTTGAGTCCTAAGAACACTAACCTTACTCACTGGATTCCCAGCTTGAAGAGGGTTCGGTTATTTTATTAGGCTAACCCCGTGGTTCCCACGGTTGTTTGCTTCAAACCTTCGATCAAAATATTTTGTGCCGCATTGAGGTCACGGTCGTGGAAGGCCACACATATCGGACACGTC
It includes:
- a CDS encoding ferredoxin produces the protein MEMYTIVDKNTCIACGACGVSAPDLFDYDEEGLAEGILDCNQGTCNVPAPLQEDLQDAFEECPSDSIKVAEEAFHGDPKTFEKDKTTN
- a CDS encoding ABC transporter ATP-binding protein, whose translation is MLRAEKITGGYGQRAVVQDISFRVDGGEMLGIIGPNGSGKSTLLQLCTGALPLMDGEVWLCGQRLHTYKDKERARLLAVVTQQAYVYFSYTVREFVALGRYPYTRRWLSVFSEADEEAIAQAMAEMDVFRFRDQPLQMLSGGERQRVFLARALAQRPAVILLDEPTNHLDIAYQMKFLDALKKWIDGKGGAVGIIFHDLNLAALYCDRLLLLGEGERKACGEPEQVLTEERIQTQYGARVSAVKHPVMPKRQLLHSPGILTEKQPGRNPRVWVEENAVVIEFPESFNVFSGQTFTWKKQLNVCIPGEAFDPKASGPLIIDRSFDWQPAAGVRLKCIEDDNGERIIVGAALHANRKADVFVILFAKRRDDALADLLIGLTKQLAVFLHPDLELGDISIGSHPQGAEWNTQSVHPFVSAELQKLLKEIKENEA
- the serA gene encoding phosphoglycerate dehydrogenase, which encodes MSEDGLLPLMQNEKIEVVQGKPDEIDDLSRFSALLVRSATQVDAALLEQMPELKIVARAGVGIDNIDLHAATKHGVIVINAPDGNTISTTEHTFAMMMALFRNIPQAYTSLKNHEWNRKAFQGTELRGKTLGIVGLGRIGTELAKRAAAFQMNTVVFDPFLTAERAQKIGVKLLELEELLQTADVITVHTPLTKETQDLLGKENLAKTKPGVFILNCARGGIINEAALKEALDSGHVAGAALDVFEHEPADNYGLIDMPQVVATPHIAASTVEAQESVAVQVAEEVLQVLNGAPAAHSINLPAISEELYEKIRPYYELTNTMGHFVSQCVKTAVQHIDVSFSGDIAREETSVLTRSFMAGFLSPRIDAPVNVVNAGVIAEERGITYRQAHTSESYGYANLVEAHVSGNSGDFIVQGTYIDAYGPRITKINEFNVELIPTGHLIYIRHSDQPGVIGKMGQLLGRHDVNIATMQVGRKEEGGEAIMMLAVDKEVSDSVIDDLIAVEEIHAADPIEFH
- a CDS encoding DUF2663 family protein, producing the protein MAGYKEAYMTPIGERLIRELIERKQEEKKRERLVTVAGWITTAMFALLLVLLFSMVESNVGASIMQFFLSAYGFVLVAICAGASAFLIIEKKKSDKAEEEYTELRNEVVERYEEIWNTEQLREYSYALFEWLEREHDVNLYHR